In Nicotiana tabacum cultivar K326 chromosome 17, ASM71507v2, whole genome shotgun sequence, one DNA window encodes the following:
- the LOC107784585 gene encoding protein REVEILLE 1 isoform X1, which produces MASAEMADQDQSGESGVDSIRSSWNGISSDVGASSTRSIQLKEQVASADEYAPKARKAYTISKQRERWTEEEHRKFLEAIKLYGRAWRRIEEHVGTKTAVQIRSHAQKFFSKVVRESNSGDASSVKPIEIPPPRPKRKPMHPYPRKLATPVKSGTLVPEKLTRSISPNMSMSEQENQSPTSVLSAHGSDALGTGDSSKRSGSASPVSSAGGGNSDGFVLSEPPNFILQDSSTPAQANASTNPENQACVKLELLPQEGSAETSSTPCLKLFGKTVLVTESQRPCPTSGTCKIETDVNDEAALPTASWNIMPMKFTASDSDCVSSTLTMGTPPPFYYLPSQNENQWPTRCASATLLPWGSSCASVSFPCIQVLNPIPIKGRPIFNDNNLEDKQNQKEGSSTGSNTEPVSTEMSGDKNMDVEAQSSQHPLEKVRKELSSRPSETSSLVRRASSTKRIKGFVPYKRCLAERGTNSSRLSGEEREEQRTRLCM; this is translated from the exons GATCAAAGTGGAGAAAGCGGGGTGGACTCAATCCGTTCCAGCTGGAACGGAATTTCATCTGATGTGGGAGCATCATCAACAAGGAGCATCCAGCTGAAAGAGCAGGTTGCTTCTGCAGATGAATATGCTCCCAAG GCCAGGAAAGCATACACCATCTCAAAGCAAAGGGAACGGTGGACAGAAGAAGAGCACAGAAAGTTCCTTGAGGCTATAAAGCTGTATGGTAGGGCATGGAGGCGCATAGAAG AGCATGTGGGCACAAAAACTGCAGTACAGATAAGGAGCCATGCTCAGAAGTTTTTCTCCAAG GTTGTTCGTGAATCTAATAGTGGTGATGCAAGCTCTGTGAAACCCATAGAGATCCCTCCTCCTCGACCTAAAAGAAAACCAATGCACCCTTATCCACGTAAATTGGCTACTCCAGTTAAAAGTGGAACCCTAGTCCCTGAGAAATTGACGAGGTCGATCTCACCTAATATGTCTATGTCTGAACAAGAGAACCAATCTCCTACTTCTGTGTTGTCTGCACATGGTTCGGATGCACTTGGCACGGGGGATTCAAGTAAGCGCAGTGGTAGCGCATCACCTGTTTCATCAGCTGGTGGTGGAAATTCTGATGGTTTTGTACTTTCTGAACCGCCCAATTTCATCCTACAAGATAGCTCTACGCCTGCCCAAGCAAATGCTAGTACAAATCCAGAAAACCAAGCTTGCGTG AAACTAGAGTTGCTTCCGCAAGAAGGCTCCGCTGAGACGTCTTCTACTCCATGTCTGAAGCTATTTGGTAAAACTGTGCTAGTCACTGAATCTCAGAGACCCTGTCCAACTTCTGGCACGTGCAAAATAGAGACAGACGTGAATGATGAAGCAGCATTGCCAACAGCGTCTTGGAACATAATGCCAATGAAATTTACTGCTTCTGATTCAGATTGTGTGTCAAGTACCTTAACTATGGGAACCCCACCACCATTTTATTACTTGCCATCACAAAATGAAAACCAATGGCCTACTAGATGTGCTTCTGCCACTCTTTTGCCATGGGGATCATCATGTGCATCTGTTTCATTTCCTTGCATTCAAGTTCTTAACCCAATTCCAATAAAGGGGCGTCCCATCTTCAATGACAACAATCTGGAAGATAAACAAAATCAGAAAGAAGGATCTTCCACTGGCTCTAACACTGAACCAGTAAGTACGGAAATGAGTGGAGATAAAAATATGGATGTCGAAGCTCAGAGTAGCCAACATCCACTAGAGAAGGTGAGGAAAGAATTATCCTCTAGACCTAGCGAAACCTCTAGCTTGGTGCGAAGAGCAAGTTCCACCAAGCGCATTAAGGGCTTTGTTCCTTATAAGAGATGCTTAGCAGAAAGGGGCACCAATTCCTCAAGGCTGAGCGGTGAGGAAAGAGAAGAGCAGCGAACCCGCCTTTGCATGTAA
- the LOC107784585 gene encoding protein REVEILLE 1 isoform X2 yields MASAEMADQDQSGESGVDSIRSSWNGISSDVGASSTRSIQLKEQARKAYTISKQRERWTEEEHRKFLEAIKLYGRAWRRIEEHVGTKTAVQIRSHAQKFFSKVVRESNSGDASSVKPIEIPPPRPKRKPMHPYPRKLATPVKSGTLVPEKLTRSISPNMSMSEQENQSPTSVLSAHGSDALGTGDSSKRSGSASPVSSAGGGNSDGFVLSEPPNFILQDSSTPAQANASTNPENQACVKLELLPQEGSAETSSTPCLKLFGKTVLVTESQRPCPTSGTCKIETDVNDEAALPTASWNIMPMKFTASDSDCVSSTLTMGTPPPFYYLPSQNENQWPTRCASATLLPWGSSCASVSFPCIQVLNPIPIKGRPIFNDNNLEDKQNQKEGSSTGSNTEPVSTEMSGDKNMDVEAQSSQHPLEKVRKELSSRPSETSSLVRRASSTKRIKGFVPYKRCLAERGTNSSRLSGEEREEQRTRLCM; encoded by the exons GATCAAAGTGGAGAAAGCGGGGTGGACTCAATCCGTTCCAGCTGGAACGGAATTTCATCTGATGTGGGAGCATCATCAACAAGGAGCATCCAGCTGAAAGAGCAG GCCAGGAAAGCATACACCATCTCAAAGCAAAGGGAACGGTGGACAGAAGAAGAGCACAGAAAGTTCCTTGAGGCTATAAAGCTGTATGGTAGGGCATGGAGGCGCATAGAAG AGCATGTGGGCACAAAAACTGCAGTACAGATAAGGAGCCATGCTCAGAAGTTTTTCTCCAAG GTTGTTCGTGAATCTAATAGTGGTGATGCAAGCTCTGTGAAACCCATAGAGATCCCTCCTCCTCGACCTAAAAGAAAACCAATGCACCCTTATCCACGTAAATTGGCTACTCCAGTTAAAAGTGGAACCCTAGTCCCTGAGAAATTGACGAGGTCGATCTCACCTAATATGTCTATGTCTGAACAAGAGAACCAATCTCCTACTTCTGTGTTGTCTGCACATGGTTCGGATGCACTTGGCACGGGGGATTCAAGTAAGCGCAGTGGTAGCGCATCACCTGTTTCATCAGCTGGTGGTGGAAATTCTGATGGTTTTGTACTTTCTGAACCGCCCAATTTCATCCTACAAGATAGCTCTACGCCTGCCCAAGCAAATGCTAGTACAAATCCAGAAAACCAAGCTTGCGTG AAACTAGAGTTGCTTCCGCAAGAAGGCTCCGCTGAGACGTCTTCTACTCCATGTCTGAAGCTATTTGGTAAAACTGTGCTAGTCACTGAATCTCAGAGACCCTGTCCAACTTCTGGCACGTGCAAAATAGAGACAGACGTGAATGATGAAGCAGCATTGCCAACAGCGTCTTGGAACATAATGCCAATGAAATTTACTGCTTCTGATTCAGATTGTGTGTCAAGTACCTTAACTATGGGAACCCCACCACCATTTTATTACTTGCCATCACAAAATGAAAACCAATGGCCTACTAGATGTGCTTCTGCCACTCTTTTGCCATGGGGATCATCATGTGCATCTGTTTCATTTCCTTGCATTCAAGTTCTTAACCCAATTCCAATAAAGGGGCGTCCCATCTTCAATGACAACAATCTGGAAGATAAACAAAATCAGAAAGAAGGATCTTCCACTGGCTCTAACACTGAACCAGTAAGTACGGAAATGAGTGGAGATAAAAATATGGATGTCGAAGCTCAGAGTAGCCAACATCCACTAGAGAAGGTGAGGAAAGAATTATCCTCTAGACCTAGCGAAACCTCTAGCTTGGTGCGAAGAGCAAGTTCCACCAAGCGCATTAAGGGCTTTGTTCCTTATAAGAGATGCTTAGCAGAAAGGGGCACCAATTCCTCAAGGCTGAGCGGTGAGGAAAGAGAAGAGCAGCGAACCCGCCTTTGCATGTAA
- the LOC107784585 gene encoding protein REVEILLE 1 isoform X3: MASAEMADQARKAYTISKQRERWTEEEHRKFLEAIKLYGRAWRRIEEHVGTKTAVQIRSHAQKFFSKVVRESNSGDASSVKPIEIPPPRPKRKPMHPYPRKLATPVKSGTLVPEKLTRSISPNMSMSEQENQSPTSVLSAHGSDALGTGDSSKRSGSASPVSSAGGGNSDGFVLSEPPNFILQDSSTPAQANASTNPENQACVKLELLPQEGSAETSSTPCLKLFGKTVLVTESQRPCPTSGTCKIETDVNDEAALPTASWNIMPMKFTASDSDCVSSTLTMGTPPPFYYLPSQNENQWPTRCASATLLPWGSSCASVSFPCIQVLNPIPIKGRPIFNDNNLEDKQNQKEGSSTGSNTEPVSTEMSGDKNMDVEAQSSQHPLEKVRKELSSRPSETSSLVRRASSTKRIKGFVPYKRCLAERGTNSSRLSGEEREEQRTRLCM; the protein is encoded by the exons GCCAGGAAAGCATACACCATCTCAAAGCAAAGGGAACGGTGGACAGAAGAAGAGCACAGAAAGTTCCTTGAGGCTATAAAGCTGTATGGTAGGGCATGGAGGCGCATAGAAG AGCATGTGGGCACAAAAACTGCAGTACAGATAAGGAGCCATGCTCAGAAGTTTTTCTCCAAG GTTGTTCGTGAATCTAATAGTGGTGATGCAAGCTCTGTGAAACCCATAGAGATCCCTCCTCCTCGACCTAAAAGAAAACCAATGCACCCTTATCCACGTAAATTGGCTACTCCAGTTAAAAGTGGAACCCTAGTCCCTGAGAAATTGACGAGGTCGATCTCACCTAATATGTCTATGTCTGAACAAGAGAACCAATCTCCTACTTCTGTGTTGTCTGCACATGGTTCGGATGCACTTGGCACGGGGGATTCAAGTAAGCGCAGTGGTAGCGCATCACCTGTTTCATCAGCTGGTGGTGGAAATTCTGATGGTTTTGTACTTTCTGAACCGCCCAATTTCATCCTACAAGATAGCTCTACGCCTGCCCAAGCAAATGCTAGTACAAATCCAGAAAACCAAGCTTGCGTG AAACTAGAGTTGCTTCCGCAAGAAGGCTCCGCTGAGACGTCTTCTACTCCATGTCTGAAGCTATTTGGTAAAACTGTGCTAGTCACTGAATCTCAGAGACCCTGTCCAACTTCTGGCACGTGCAAAATAGAGACAGACGTGAATGATGAAGCAGCATTGCCAACAGCGTCTTGGAACATAATGCCAATGAAATTTACTGCTTCTGATTCAGATTGTGTGTCAAGTACCTTAACTATGGGAACCCCACCACCATTTTATTACTTGCCATCACAAAATGAAAACCAATGGCCTACTAGATGTGCTTCTGCCACTCTTTTGCCATGGGGATCATCATGTGCATCTGTTTCATTTCCTTGCATTCAAGTTCTTAACCCAATTCCAATAAAGGGGCGTCCCATCTTCAATGACAACAATCTGGAAGATAAACAAAATCAGAAAGAAGGATCTTCCACTGGCTCTAACACTGAACCAGTAAGTACGGAAATGAGTGGAGATAAAAATATGGATGTCGAAGCTCAGAGTAGCCAACATCCACTAGAGAAGGTGAGGAAAGAATTATCCTCTAGACCTAGCGAAACCTCTAGCTTGGTGCGAAGAGCAAGTTCCACCAAGCGCATTAAGGGCTTTGTTCCTTATAAGAGATGCTTAGCAGAAAGGGGCACCAATTCCTCAAGGCTGAGCGGTGAGGAAAGAGAAGAGCAGCGAACCCGCCTTTGCATGTAA
- the LOC107784585 gene encoding protein REVEILLE 1 isoform X4, with product MLRSFSPRFTALIYPHYIYMPPFDVVRESNSGDASSVKPIEIPPPRPKRKPMHPYPRKLATPVKSGTLVPEKLTRSISPNMSMSEQENQSPTSVLSAHGSDALGTGDSSKRSGSASPVSSAGGGNSDGFVLSEPPNFILQDSSTPAQANASTNPENQACVKLELLPQEGSAETSSTPCLKLFGKTVLVTESQRPCPTSGTCKIETDVNDEAALPTASWNIMPMKFTASDSDCVSSTLTMGTPPPFYYLPSQNENQWPTRCASATLLPWGSSCASVSFPCIQVLNPIPIKGRPIFNDNNLEDKQNQKEGSSTGSNTEPVSTEMSGDKNMDVEAQSSQHPLEKVRKELSSRPSETSSLVRRASSTKRIKGFVPYKRCLAERGTNSSRLSGEEREEQRTRLCM from the exons ATGCTCAGAAGTTTTTCTCCAAGGTTTACTGCTCTTATATACCCCCATTATATCTATATGCCGCCTTTTGAT GTTGTTCGTGAATCTAATAGTGGTGATGCAAGCTCTGTGAAACCCATAGAGATCCCTCCTCCTCGACCTAAAAGAAAACCAATGCACCCTTATCCACGTAAATTGGCTACTCCAGTTAAAAGTGGAACCCTAGTCCCTGAGAAATTGACGAGGTCGATCTCACCTAATATGTCTATGTCTGAACAAGAGAACCAATCTCCTACTTCTGTGTTGTCTGCACATGGTTCGGATGCACTTGGCACGGGGGATTCAAGTAAGCGCAGTGGTAGCGCATCACCTGTTTCATCAGCTGGTGGTGGAAATTCTGATGGTTTTGTACTTTCTGAACCGCCCAATTTCATCCTACAAGATAGCTCTACGCCTGCCCAAGCAAATGCTAGTACAAATCCAGAAAACCAAGCTTGCGTG AAACTAGAGTTGCTTCCGCAAGAAGGCTCCGCTGAGACGTCTTCTACTCCATGTCTGAAGCTATTTGGTAAAACTGTGCTAGTCACTGAATCTCAGAGACCCTGTCCAACTTCTGGCACGTGCAAAATAGAGACAGACGTGAATGATGAAGCAGCATTGCCAACAGCGTCTTGGAACATAATGCCAATGAAATTTACTGCTTCTGATTCAGATTGTGTGTCAAGTACCTTAACTATGGGAACCCCACCACCATTTTATTACTTGCCATCACAAAATGAAAACCAATGGCCTACTAGATGTGCTTCTGCCACTCTTTTGCCATGGGGATCATCATGTGCATCTGTTTCATTTCCTTGCATTCAAGTTCTTAACCCAATTCCAATAAAGGGGCGTCCCATCTTCAATGACAACAATCTGGAAGATAAACAAAATCAGAAAGAAGGATCTTCCACTGGCTCTAACACTGAACCAGTAAGTACGGAAATGAGTGGAGATAAAAATATGGATGTCGAAGCTCAGAGTAGCCAACATCCACTAGAGAAGGTGAGGAAAGAATTATCCTCTAGACCTAGCGAAACCTCTAGCTTGGTGCGAAGAGCAAGTTCCACCAAGCGCATTAAGGGCTTTGTTCCTTATAAGAGATGCTTAGCAGAAAGGGGCACCAATTCCTCAAGGCTGAGCGGTGAGGAAAGAGAAGAGCAGCGAACCCGCCTTTGCATGTAA
- the LOC107784584 gene encoding protein CLMP1, with amino-acid sequence MGKSGGRKKKGGVSQNQNQNQVAVGENDKPVVVNGSADLDSSIFLKRAHELKEEGNRRFQGKDYVGALQQYESALKLTPKTHPERAVFHSNRAACLMQMKPIDYDSVISECTMALQVQPRYVRALLRRARAFEAVGKYEMAMQDVQILLGADPNHRDALEIAGRLRMALGPRPEAQQDLQSRPSPAALGASAVGAAPIAGLGPCLPARPMSKKPAPSAGASAISVTNKPEKPYQFTPAENGPQPKVQLPKVVLKPSNGPSKPRPDHNKDDQREQASLSVSNAVRGHSKGVAIRWRPLKLVYDHDIRLAEMPVNCSFRVLRDIVSKRFPMSKSVLVKYKDSDGDLVTITCTTELRSAESWVDGLLPKDPDADKTDSIGMLRLHVVEVSPEQEPALLEEEEEKLVESEPSKGDDSGSHSSISDSVVETVDNESNMAEKDATKEKVATTENPDCKEVEMDDWLFEFAQLFRTHVGIDPDAHIDLHELGMELCSEALEETVTSEEAQALFDKAALKFQEVAALAFFNWGNVHMCAARKRIPIDDSASKEMMATQLQAAYDWVKEKYSLARKKYEEALLIKPDFYEGLLALGQQQFEMAKLYWSFILAKKEDLSNWDPTETLALFDSAEEKMKAATEMWEKLEEQRAKELKDPSASKKDELLRRRKKQGSGPEGEASAEISADEAAEQAAVMRSQIHLFWGNMLFERSQVECKLALAGWKKNLDTAVERFKLAGASESDISTVLKNHCSNEEATEGSKQTVESLNTDESATLDLSQKANTDESANHKSDASQA; translated from the coding sequence ATGGGGAAATCAGGTGGTAGGAAGAAAAAGGGTGGTGTTAGTCAAAATCAAAACCAGAATCAAGTGGCTGTAGGGGAGAACGATAAACCTGTTGTTGTTAATGGCAGTGCTGATTTGGACTCATCAATTTTCTTAAAAAGAGCCCATGAGCTGAAAGAAGAGGGAAACAGAAGGTTTCAGGGTAAGGATTATGTAGGTGCTTTACAACAATACGAGAGTGCTCTCAAACTTACCCCAAAGACACACCCAGAAAGAGCTGTTTTTCATAGCAATAGGGCGGCCTGTTTGATGCAAATGAAGCCCATTGATTATGATTCTGTTATTTCTGAATGTACGATGGCACTTCAGGTTCAGCCTCGTTATGTTCGGGCCCTTCTACGAAGGGCTCGTGCATTTGAGGCTGTGGGGAAGTATGAAATGGCGATGCAAGACGTGCAGATACTATTGGGTGCTGATCCGAATCACCGAGATGCTTTGGAGATTGCTGGACGATTGAGAATGGCACTTGGTCCTCGTCCAGAGGCCCAACAGGACCTCCAGAGCCGCCCATCTCCAGCTGCACTTGGTGCTTCTGCAGTGGGTGCGGCTCCTATTGCTGGCTTAGGACCATGCTTACCTGCTCGGCCAATGTCTAAGAAGCCAGCACCTTCAGCTGGGGCTTCAGCTATATCAGTTACTAATAAGCCAGAGAAGCCATATCAATTTACACCAGCTGAAAATGGTCCTCAACCTAAAGTTCAGTTGCCAAAGGTTGTTTTGAAGCCCTCAAATGGTCCTTCCAAACCACGTCCAGATCACAATAAGGATGACCAAAGAGAGCAGGCATCTTTATCAGTATCAAATGCTGTTCGTGGACATTCCAAAGGTGTTGCGATTCGTTGGAGGCCGTTGAAGCTTGTTTATGATCATGATATAAGGCTTGCCGAAATGCCTGTGAACTGCAGCTTTAGAGTGTTGAGGGATATTGTTAGCAAACGGTTCCCAATGTCAAAGTCTGTTCTTGTTAAATATAAGGACAGTGATGGTGATTTAGTAACTATTACCTGTACGACTGAGCTTAGGTCGGCAGAGTCTTGGGTTGATGGTCTACTACCAAAAGACCCCGACGCTGATAAAACAGACTCCATTGGGATGCTAAGGTTGCATGTCGTTGAGGTGAGTCCTGAACAGGAGCCGGCTTtgttggaagaggaagaggagaaGCTTGTCGAGAGCGAACCGAGTAAAGGGGATGATAGTGGATCCCATTCTTCAATAAGTGATTCTGTGGTTGAAACTGTGGATAATGAGAGCAACATGGCAGAGAAGGACGCTACCAAAGAGAAAGTGGCAACAACGGAAAATCCTGACTGCAAGGAGGTTGAAATGGATGACTGGCTTTTCGAGTTTGCTCAGTTATTCAGAACTCATGTGGGCATCGATCCAGATGCTCACATAGATTTGCATGAGCTCGGGATGGAGCTTTGCTCTGAAGCCCTTGAGGAGACTGTGACTAGTGAAGAGGCTCAAGCTCTTTTTGACAAGGCTGCCTTGAAATTTCAGGAAGTGGCTGCTCTTGCTTTCTTCAACTGGGGAAATGTTCACATGTGCGCAGCAAGGAAACGAATTCCGATTGATGATTCTGCTTCAAAGGAGATGATGGCTACACAGCTACAAGCAGCATATGACTGGGTAAAAGAAAAGTATTCTCTGGCCAGAAAGAAGTATGAGGAGGCACTCTTAATCAAACCAGACTTTTATGAGGGATTGCTAGCGTTGGGGCAGCAGCAATTTGAGATGGCAAAACTTTACTGGTCCTTTATCTTGGCTAAGAAAGAGGACCTATCAAACTGGGATCCTACGGAAACTCTTGCGCTCTTTGACAGTgcagaagaaaaaatgaaagcgGCAACAGAGATGTGGGAAAAGCTGGAGGAGCAGAGAGCTAAGGAACTAAAGGATCCTAGTGCCAGCAAGAAGGATGAACTATTAAGGAGAAGGAAGAAGCAGGGAAGTGGTCCTGAAGGTGAGGCGTCAGCCGAAATTTCAGCTGACGAGGCCGCAGAGCAAGCTGCTGTTATGAGATCACAGATACATTTATTCTGGGGTAATATGCTCTTTGAACGATCTCAAGTTGAATGTAAGTTGGCTTTGGCTGGTTGGAAGAAAAACCTCGATACAGCAGTTGAGCGATTCAAGCTTGCTGGAGCTTCTGAGAGTGACATATCAACAGTTTTGAAGAACCATTGTTCCAATGAGGAAGCTACAGAGGGATCTAAGCAAACGGTTGAGAGCCTGAACACTGACGAAAGTGCTACACTTGATCTTAGCCAAAAGGCCAACACTGACGAAAGTGCAAATCACAAGAGTGATGCTAGTCAAGCTTAG
- the LOC107784583 gene encoding 1-aminocyclopropane-1-carboxylate oxidase, translated as MASTFPVVDLWLLQTEKRAETMDKIKDACENWGFFELVNHGISHEVLDTIEKLTKEHYKKCMEQRFKEMVASKGLEAVQTEIDDLDWESTFYLKHLPVSNLYEVPELEDKYRNVMKDFALKLEKLAEHLLDLLCENLGLEQGYLKKAFYGSNGPTFGTKVSNYPPCPKPELIKGLRAHTDAGGLILLFQDDKVSGLQLLKDGNWIDVPPMKHSIVINLGDQLEVITNGRYKSIEHRVIAQQDGTRMSIASFYNPGSDAVIFPAPELVEKAEEENKLKYPKFVFEDYMKLYAGLKFQAKQPRFEAMKAVETTVNISPIETV; from the exons ATGGCGAGTACTTTCCCAGTTGTGGATTTGTGGTTACTTCAAACTGAGAAAAGGGCTGAAACTATGGATAAGATCAAAGATGCATGTGAAAACTGGGGTTTCTTTGAG CTTGTGAATCATGGGATTTCCCATGAAGTGCTGGACACTATTGAGAAGCTTACTAAGGAGCATTACAAGAAATGCATGGAGCAAAGGTTCAAGGAAATGGTGGCAAGTAAAGGTCTTGAGGCTGTCCAAACTGAGATTGATGATCTTGATTGGGAGAGCACTTTTTACTTGAAACACCTCCCTGTTTCCAATCTGTATGAAGTTCCAGAGTTAGAGGATAAATACAG AAATGTCATGAAGGATTTCGCGTTGAAGCTAGAGAAACTAGCTGAACATCTTCTTGATTTGCTGTGTGAGAACCTCGGGCTCGAGCAAGGTTATTTGAAGAAAGCATTTTATGGCTCAAATGGTCCAACTTTTGGGACCAAAGTTAGCAACTATCCTCCTTGCCCCAAGCCAGAACTGATCAAAGGCCTACGCGCTCACACTGATGCTGGTGGCCTAATCCTGCTTTTCCAAGATGACAAAGTCAGTGGTCTTCAGTTACTGAAAGATGGCAATTGGATTGATGTCCCACCTATGAAACACTCTATTGTCATCAACCTTGGCGACCAGCTGGAG GTGATAACGAATGGAAGATACAAGAGTATTGAGCACAGAGTTATTGCTCAACAAGATGGCACTAGAATGTCAATTGCTTCCTTTTATAATCCAGGAAGTGATGCTGTGATATTTCCAGCACCAGAGTTGGTTGAAAAGGCAGAAGAAGAGAACAAGTTGAAGTATCCCAAATTTGTATTTGAAGATTACATGAAGCTGTATGCAGGTCTCAAATTCCAGGCTAAGCAACCTAGGTTTGAGGCTATGAAAGCTGTGGAGACTACTGTCAACATAAGTCCAATTGAAACTGTTTGA